In one window of Pseudorasbora parva isolate DD20220531a chromosome 7, ASM2467924v1, whole genome shotgun sequence DNA:
- the aste1a gene encoding single-strand DNA endonuclease ASTE1 has protein sequence MGVQGLKSYIENSDINYLRICAFRDSSLIIDGSNLYFSLYFDSKLDQMHGGDYDAFEEVIIQFFDNLAACDIKPYVVLDGGDDHTNKKFDTLVKRKQQKIKEAYALSMGKKASVLPTLVKNVFRQLLRKLKVPMVQCLEEADWEIAALAKEWDCPVLSNDSDFYIFNLAKGVLPLTHFQWKNVRLDKRTNQKFIHVKHFTVQHFCASFKMNADLLPVFASILGNDYVKLENIKYLDWEEYSINGRENARIDGLLNWLSQFLKPEEAVSALLRFTDNKEKAIVQEAFLKGIKEYKLIPGSLAPFFHSKVIPQIALTGPLQVLPRWILRPLLEAKMSSSIIDTLLHKRVSFNPQVENFQLPCSSETSRPIRQVIYGLLLLGEQPVDKQELAVKIFTGTSKRYVEEYTRQQLTLHIQKVEAIQTRVMEELKLETLWKEPYAVRLQVFLETLGVSSTMLKGIPSVLQLQMLVTRYWLVNAQPQPCQVHLWGLLVGMVYGKFSSTPKTEKDMPLKLKLHTGRRRFYLEDEAAHLYSQWQSCLKWSLDLNRLLSEPLSEPECARLYRGTLVHQVVGELRRGITLESLLMRGSSAEQFFKQLKDAIVSLVGEDFMKKMKTGLENSGARKTQSAYKGQTQPIDDLSSCFEHLMHEDIDDYEDDDFTEKTSKGKGQRIMSECSYTVRTRHKAKARNADNPSKKFERRCFE, from the exons ATGGGAGTCCAAGGACTGAAGAGCTACATTGAAAACAGTGACATAAATTATTTAAGGATTTGTGCTTTTAGAGACTCTAGCCTAATTATTGATGGAAGTAACTTATACTTTTCACTGTACTTTGACTCCAAATTGGATCAGATGCATGGAGGAGACTATGATGCTTTTGAGGAGGTGATCATACAGTTCTTTGACAACCTCGCAGCCTGTGACATTAAACCTTATGTTGTACTTGACGGTGGGGATGACCACACCAACAAAAAATTTGACACTCTCGTGAAACGGAAACAGCAGAAAATAAAAGAGGCCTATGCTCTGTCTATGGGCAAGAAAGCATCAGTCCTTCCTACGCTTGTTAAAAATGTGTTCAGACAGCTCCTTCGTAAGCTCAAGGTACCAATGGTTCAGTGTCTTGAAGAGGCTGATTGGGAAATTGCTGCCTTGGCTAAAGAGTGGGATTGTCCAGTTTTGTCCAATGACAGTGACTTTTATATATTCAACCTCGCAAAGGGAGTCCTGCCACTCACACATTTCCAGTGGAAAAATGTGAGACTGGACAAACGGACAAACCAAAAATTCATCCATGTCAAACACTTCACAGTGCAACATTTCTGCGCATCTTTCAAAATGAACGCCGACCTTCTCCCAGTCTTCGCTTCCATCTTAGGCAACGATTATGTGAAGTTGGAAAATATCAAGTACCTGGATTGGGAGGAGTACTCGATAAATGGCAGGGAAAATGCTCGTATTGATGGGTTGCTTAATTGGTTATCCCAGTTTCTAAAGCCAGAAGAAGCTGTAAGTGCTTTGCTGAGATTTACAGACAACAAAGAAAAAGCCATCGTCCAAGAAGCGTTTTTGAAGGGAATCAAAGAGTACAAGCTCATCCCTGGCTCTCTTGCCCCGTTCTTCCACTCGAAAGTGATTCCACAGATAGCTTTGACAGGTCCTCTGCAAGTTCTACCTAGATGGATCTTGAGGCCTCTACTTGAGGCGAAGATGAGCTCCTCCATTATCGACACACTGTTACACAAAAGGGTTTCCTTCAATCCCCAGGTTGAAAATTTCCAACTCCCTTGTAGCAGTGAAACCTCTCGTCCCATACGCCAGGTGATTTACGGGTTACTGTTGTTGGGAGAACAGCCGGTTGATAAACAAGAATTAGCCGTTAAAATATTCACTGGCACAAGCAAGCGCTATGTAGAGGAATACACCAGACAACAATTAACCCTGCACATTCAAAAGGTTGAAGCCATACAGACCAGGGTGATGGAAGAACTTAAACTGGAAACATTATGGAAG GAACCATATGCCGTGCGACTTCAGGTGTTTCTTGAAACTTTGGGTGTGTCATCCACAATGTTAAAAGGGATCCCAAGTGTTCTACAGCTGCAAATGCTTGTGACACGTTACTGGCTTGTAAACGCACAACCTCAGCCGTGCCAAGTGCATCTTTGGGGGCTGCTAGTGGGAATGGTCTATGGAAAGTTCAGCAGTACACCTAAAACAGAAAAAG atatgcCATTGAAACTTAAACTACACACTGGTCGAAGAAGGTTCTATTTGGAGGATGAAGCAGCTCATCTATACAGCCAGTGGCAGTCGTGCCTGAAGTGGAGTCTCGATCTCAATCGTTTACTATCGGAACCACTATCTGAACCAGAGTGTGCACG GTTGTACCGTGGAACACTGGTGCACCAGGTTGTTGGAGAGCTCAGGAGAGGCATCACTCTGGAATCTCTGCTGATGAGGGGCTCAAGCGCAGAGCAGttcttcaaacagctgaaagatGCAATTGTGAGCTTAGTGGGTGAAGACTTCATGAAGAAAATGAAAACTGGGCTCGAGAACAGTGGTGCTAGGAAAACACAGAGTGCCTACAAAGGCCAGACTCAGCCTATAGATGATCTGAGCAGCTGCTTTGAACATCTGATGCATGAGGATATTGATGACTACGAAGATGATGATTTCACTGAGAAGACGAGTAAGGGCAAGGGTCAGAGGATAATGTCTGAATGTTCCTACACCGTCCGTACCAGACACAAGGCTAAAGCTCGGAATGCCGACAATCCCTCCAAGAAATTTGAGAGGAGATGCTTCGAGTAG